One genomic segment of Scomber japonicus isolate fScoJap1 chromosome 23, fScoJap1.pri, whole genome shotgun sequence includes these proteins:
- the LOC128353170 gene encoding NLR family CARD domain-containing protein 3-like: protein MNPGPSSCEATVPNTETPHCSHKSGKQEGLDEQQTTLIREYQHVNEETDEAGNRLLFDDSYTEVYITEGRSNEVNTQHEVRQLETASKKKTLHDAPIKCQDIFKVLPGQKKRIIKVVLMNGVAGVGKTFTVQKFTLDWAQRSNNQDISQLIPLPFRELNVIKDEQHSLITLICHFYPTLQKLTAEKLAGCKVLFIFDGLDESRLSLDFNTSEVVSDVTQKSSVSVLLTNLIQGKMLPSAVIWITTRPAAANQIPLKCVDRVTEVRGFTDPQKEEYFRRRFSDEEQSSTIISHIKTSRSLHIMCHIPVFCWITATVLDHMLTPDQRGELPKTLTDMYSNFLLVQIKMKKNKYDEGHETSPQELKKADRKLLLRLGRLAFEQLEKGNIMFYQEDLEQCCLDVTEASVLSGVCTEIFKREKLKKKAVYSFVHLSVQEFLAAVYMYHCYTSWNTKVLKDFLREERLEKPFYNYLSLDDFLQRVMEKSLKSKNGHLDLFVRFLHGLSLESNQSLLGGLLGQKKKNSPETIQRVINNLKEMNSGDISPDRSINIFHCLMEMNDRSVHQEIQEFLKSENRSKRKVSEIQCSALAYMLQMSEEPLDELDLEKYNTSEGGRRRLIPAVRNCRKARLTDFKLSDTDCEVVASAVKSNPHLTELHLRLYNLSDSSVKLLSAVQESPNCKLTLILTDFGLSDTECEVVTSAVKSNPHLTELHLRLYRLSESSEKLLSASCT, encoded by the exons atgaacccaggaccttctagctgtgaggcaacagtgccAAACACTGAGACACCTCACTGCTCACACA AAAGTGGAAAGCAGGAGGGTTTAGATGAACAGCAGACCACTCTGATCAGGGAATATCAACATGTGAATGAagaaactgatgaagcaggaaataGACTCCTCTTCGACGATAGCTACACTGaggtctacatcacagagggaaggagtaacgaggttaatacccaacacgaggtgaggcagcttgaaacagcttctaagaagaagaccctccatgacgctccaatcaagtgtcaggacatctttaaagtcttacctggcCAAAAGAAACGCATCATCaaagtggttctgatgaacggtgtcgctggcgttggaaaaaccttcacagtgcagaagttcactctggactgggcacagcgctccaacaaccaagatatcagtcagctgattccACTTCCGTTCAGAGAGCTGAAcgtgatcaaagatgagcagcaCAGTCTGATCACACTGATCTGtcatttctatccaacattacagaagctcacagcagagaagctcgctggctgtaaagttctgttcatctttgacggcctggatgaaagcagactttcactggatttcaacaccagtgaggtcgtgtctgatgtcacacagaagtcatcagtcagcgtgctgctgacaaacctcatccaGGGGAAGATGCTTCCCTCGGCTGTCATCTGGATAACTaccagacctgcagcagccaatcagatccctctgaaatgtgtcgacagggtaacagaagtacgaggcttcactgacccccagaaggaggagtacttcaggaggagattcagtgatgaagagcagtccagcacaatcatctcacacatcaagacatccaggagcctccacatcatgtgtcacatcccagtcttctgctggatcactgctacagttctggaccacatgttgactccagaccagagaggagagctgcccaagaccctgactgacatgtactcaaacttcctgctggttcagataaagatgaagaagaacaagtatgatgaaggacatgagacgagtccacaggagctgaagaaggctgacaggaaacttcTTCTGAGGCTGGgaaggctggcgtttgaacaactggagaaaggaaacatcatgttctaccaggaagacctggagcagtgttgtcttgatgtcacagaggcctcggtgttatcaggagtttgtacagagatcttcaaaagagagaaactcAAGAAGAAagcagtctacagctttgttcatctgagcgttcaggagtttctggctgcagtctacatgtaccactgttacaccagctgGAACACAaaggtactgaaggacttcctgagagaagaaagactagaaaagccTTTCTACAATTACTtatctctggatgacttcctgcaGAGAgtcatggagaaatctctcaagagtaaaaatggccacctggacctgtttgtccgcttccttcatggcctctctctggagtccaaccagagtctcttaggaggcctactaggtcagaagaagaagaacagtccagaaaccatccagagagtcatcaacaacctgaaggagatgaacagtggtgatatctctcctgacagaagcatcaacatcttccactgtctgatggagatgaacgaccgctcagtacatcaggagatccaagagttcctgaagtcagagaacagatcaaagAGGAAAGTCTCTGAGATCcagtgctcagctctggcctacatgctgcagatgtcagaggagcctctggatgagttggacctggagaagtacaacacatcagaggggggacgacggagactgatcccagctgtgaggaactgcagaaaggctcg acttactgactttaaactctcagacactgactgtgaagttgtggcctcagctgtgaagtccaaccctcatctgacagagctgcacctgagactctacaacctgtctgattcatcagtgaagcttctgtctgctgtacaggagagtccaaactgtaaactgactctgat